The Gadus macrocephalus chromosome 13, ASM3116895v1 genome includes a window with the following:
- the LOC132471059 gene encoding low-density lipoprotein receptor class A domain-containing protein 2-like isoform X3, with translation MEFPINSLFHQAMKMTLLMGLMAVNTRAIETVNVVDFCGQTIKGDGMVVNSHKDSKKYYFVTMGTDCHLTMQAASPRDKIQFHFRFFLVYSLLRVAPLSPAPPSPRGSAPLDSPRPDPGPGQGPEDPCHAGSYLQFYDGRERSSPPVGPPLCGKSPPRPVLSTGNYLTLRLVTRGTQPRVDFVGDFTSFRLGFNQSECSGEPYFTCRNGKCIPLSLVCDDKGIDNCGDGSDLEENLTSGCKGGQLVAHTSPPTIATSTGASVLTTAPASTGMNCGAPDSAHNLESATECLLNDTGSKT, from the exons ATGGAGTTCCCCATCAACAGCCTGTTTCATCAAGCGATGAAGATGACTCTCCTGATGGGATTAATGGCGGTGAACACCAGAGCCATCGAGACGG TGAACGTGGTGGACTTCTGCGGTCAGACCATCAAGGGGGACGGCATGGTGGTGAACTCGCATAAGGACTCTAAGAAGTACTACTTTGTGACCATGGGCACCGACTGCCACCTCACCATGCAGGCCGCCTCCCCCCGGGACAAGATCCAGTTCCACTTCCGCTTCTTCCTGGTGTACAGTTTGTTGAGGGTGGCCCCGCTCAGTcccgccccgccctccccccgggGGTCTGCCCCCCTAGACAGCCCCCGTCCGGACCCCGGGCCTGGCCAGGGGCCCGAGGACCCCTGCCACGCTGGCTCCTACCTCCAGTTCTACGACGGCAGGGAGAGGAGCTCCCCGCCAGTGGGTCCCCCGCTGTGTGGGAAGAGCCCCCCACGGCCGGTGCTCTCCACGGGGAACTACCTGACGCTGAGGCTGGTGACCCGGGGGACCCAGCCCCGCGTGGACTTCGTGGGGGACTTCACCTCCTTCAGGCTGG GGTTCAACCAATCCGAATGCAGTGGGGAGCCGTACTTTACCTGTCGCAATGGCAAGTGTATTCCTCTGAGTCTGGTGTGTGATGACAAAGGAATCGACAACTGTGGGGATGGAAGCGACCTGGAAGAGAACCTGACTTCTGGATGCAAAG GGGGTCAGTTGGTAGCTCACACATCGCCGCCCACCATTGCAACGTCCACTGGAGCGTCTGTCCTGACCACAGCGCCGGCCTCCACAGGTATGAACTGTGGCGCGCCGGACAGTGCGCACAACCTGGAGTCAGCCACAG AATGTCTCTTGAACGATACGGGGAGCAAGACATGA
- the LOC132471059 gene encoding low-density lipoprotein receptor class A domain-containing protein 2-like isoform X1, whose protein sequence is MEFPINSLFHQAMKMTLLMGLMAVNTRAIETVNVVDFCGQTIKGDGMVVNSHKDSKKYYFVTMGTDCHLTMQAASPRDKIQFHFRFFLVYSLLRVAPLSPAPPSPRGSAPLDSPRPDPGPGQGPEDPCHAGSYLQFYDGRERSSPPVGPPLCGKSPPRPVLSTGNYLTLRLVTRGTQPRVDFVGDFTSFRLGFNQSECSGEPYFTCRNGKCIPLSLVCDDKGIDNCGDGSDLEENLTSGCKGGQLVAHTSPPTIATSTGASVLTTAPASTGMNCGAPDSAHNLESATGEGAATTTNAHLTLTRLHLIGCDLQIRFGIIHLKSGSRPAPVWIEGNSAIADLASTSQMFMVGGH, encoded by the exons ATGGAGTTCCCCATCAACAGCCTGTTTCATCAAGCGATGAAGATGACTCTCCTGATGGGATTAATGGCGGTGAACACCAGAGCCATCGAGACGG TGAACGTGGTGGACTTCTGCGGTCAGACCATCAAGGGGGACGGCATGGTGGTGAACTCGCATAAGGACTCTAAGAAGTACTACTTTGTGACCATGGGCACCGACTGCCACCTCACCATGCAGGCCGCCTCCCCCCGGGACAAGATCCAGTTCCACTTCCGCTTCTTCCTGGTGTACAGTTTGTTGAGGGTGGCCCCGCTCAGTcccgccccgccctccccccgggGGTCTGCCCCCCTAGACAGCCCCCGTCCGGACCCCGGGCCTGGCCAGGGGCCCGAGGACCCCTGCCACGCTGGCTCCTACCTCCAGTTCTACGACGGCAGGGAGAGGAGCTCCCCGCCAGTGGGTCCCCCGCTGTGTGGGAAGAGCCCCCCACGGCCGGTGCTCTCCACGGGGAACTACCTGACGCTGAGGCTGGTGACCCGGGGGACCCAGCCCCGCGTGGACTTCGTGGGGGACTTCACCTCCTTCAGGCTGG GGTTCAACCAATCCGAATGCAGTGGGGAGCCGTACTTTACCTGTCGCAATGGCAAGTGTATTCCTCTGAGTCTGGTGTGTGATGACAAAGGAATCGACAACTGTGGGGATGGAAGCGACCTGGAAGAGAACCTGACTTCTGGATGCAAAG GGGGTCAGTTGGTAGCTCACACATCGCCGCCCACCATTGCAACGTCCACTGGAGCGTCTGTCCTGACCACAGCGCCGGCCTCCACAGGTATGAACTGTGGCGCGCCGGACAGTGCGCACAACCTGGAGTCAGCCACAGGTGAGGGCGCCGCTACCACCACAAACGcccacctcaccctcacacGTTTACATCTAATCGGATGTGACTTACAAATCAGATTTGGAATAATTCATCTCAAGTCTGGTAGCAGACCAGCTCCAGTCTGGATTGAGGGGAACTCAGCAATTGCAGACTTGGCCAGCACTAGTCAGATGTTCATGGTGGGAGGACACTAA
- the LOC132471059 gene encoding low-density lipoprotein receptor class A domain-containing protein 2-like isoform X2 yields the protein MEFPINSLFHQAMKMTLLMGLMAVNTRAIETVNVVDFCGQTIKGDGMVVNSHKDSKKYYFVTMGTDCHLTMQAASPRDKIQFHFRFFLVYSLLRVAPLSPAPPSPRGSAPLDSPRPDPGPGQGPEDPCHAGSYLQFYDGRERSSPPVGPPLCGKSPPRPVLSTGNYLTLRLVTRGTQPRVDFVGDFTSFRLGFNQSECSGEPYFTCRNGKCIPLSLVCDDKGIDNCGDGSDLEENLTSGCKGGQLVAHTSPPTIATSTGASVLTTAPASTGMNCGAPDSAHNLESATAECLLNDTGSKT from the exons ATGGAGTTCCCCATCAACAGCCTGTTTCATCAAGCGATGAAGATGACTCTCCTGATGGGATTAATGGCGGTGAACACCAGAGCCATCGAGACGG TGAACGTGGTGGACTTCTGCGGTCAGACCATCAAGGGGGACGGCATGGTGGTGAACTCGCATAAGGACTCTAAGAAGTACTACTTTGTGACCATGGGCACCGACTGCCACCTCACCATGCAGGCCGCCTCCCCCCGGGACAAGATCCAGTTCCACTTCCGCTTCTTCCTGGTGTACAGTTTGTTGAGGGTGGCCCCGCTCAGTcccgccccgccctccccccgggGGTCTGCCCCCCTAGACAGCCCCCGTCCGGACCCCGGGCCTGGCCAGGGGCCCGAGGACCCCTGCCACGCTGGCTCCTACCTCCAGTTCTACGACGGCAGGGAGAGGAGCTCCCCGCCAGTGGGTCCCCCGCTGTGTGGGAAGAGCCCCCCACGGCCGGTGCTCTCCACGGGGAACTACCTGACGCTGAGGCTGGTGACCCGGGGGACCCAGCCCCGCGTGGACTTCGTGGGGGACTTCACCTCCTTCAGGCTGG GGTTCAACCAATCCGAATGCAGTGGGGAGCCGTACTTTACCTGTCGCAATGGCAAGTGTATTCCTCTGAGTCTGGTGTGTGATGACAAAGGAATCGACAACTGTGGGGATGGAAGCGACCTGGAAGAGAACCTGACTTCTGGATGCAAAG GGGGTCAGTTGGTAGCTCACACATCGCCGCCCACCATTGCAACGTCCACTGGAGCGTCTGTCCTGACCACAGCGCCGGCCTCCACAGGTATGAACTGTGGCGCGCCGGACAGTGCGCACAACCTGGAGTCAGCCACAG CAGAATGTCTCTTGAACGATACGGGGAGCAAGACATGA